The Oryza glaberrima chromosome 9, OglaRS2, whole genome shotgun sequence genome includes a window with the following:
- the LOC127784074 gene encoding uncharacterized protein LOC127784074, which produces MSMSGEEAGTVSLSFPRLSSAPSLKREKQEARRLRQGCRRGLHQPHPRYLPTPTPPLDPHSCIVLLGEIWKLQWHGYHVRSSLLVDAPCSSVPDVHATGQHELLLPALHRLACINEEYLRTPEVKKGVAFGSLAARSVVSSGPARPRHPSCRGLGCCDVVLPWSPFGLFSILF; this is translated from the exons ATGTCCATGTCTGGCGAGGAGGCGGGGACGGTTTCGCTCTCGTTTCCGCGGTTGTCGTCGGCTCCCTCCCTCAAGCGAGAAAAGCAAGaagcgcgccgcctccgccaagGCTGCCGACGAGGCCTCCACCAACCGCACCCGCGCTACCTCCCGACGCCAACCCCTCCGCTGGATCCCCATAGCTGTATCGTTCTCCTCGGTGAG ATCTGGAAGCTTCAATGGCATGGGTATCATGTGAGAAGCTCCTTGCTGGTGGATGCCCCTTGTTCTTCTGTTCCAGATGTACATGCTACAGGGCAACACGAGCTCCTGCTCCCTGCACTCCATAGGTTAGCCTGCATCAACGAGGAATACTTGAGGACGCCAGAGGTGAAGAAGGGTGTAGCCTTTGGGAGCCTTGCCGCCAGATCCGTCGTATCCAGCGGCCCCGCGCGTCCCCGACATCCCTCTTGCCGTGGTCTAGGGTGCTGCGATGTCGTCTTGCCGTGGTCTCCATTCGGTTTGTTCTCCATACTATTTTAA
- the LOC127784073 gene encoding uncharacterized protein LOC127784073: MGTVENTEEREERSTDVERDGKQGKEVESDYEPARDSVSSQGEANSNEDTRAKRVSRVPKKLVKKDSKENSPRSGRINSNRQVQTKLQYISSNNLQSKSPKPNKISDGAKTIEITKPETVTVPSCPSSEVSEEMDDKPIENIVTDDKSIEDVADDKATEGTASYDKATEGKAADDTTVEDNTTDERSIESGTDDRTIAGIAADVKSSEEAKEIDILDEAPNCDQSTGTDEEIADTEESIAYDGKSAAYEKSEELESKCERLEQELREVAALEISLYSVVPEHGCSSHKLHTPARRLSRLYIHASKFWSSVKKASVTQNFVSGLVLVAKSCGNDVSRLTFWLSNTVVLREIIAQTFGISRQPSLAMKAFSTNVNAKMLGKNSSPTRRKNNYSGKHARPAIWPLPDDWRETGTLVAALEKIESWIFSRIVESVWWQALTPHMQTLVEDISSPKAGSLLGPALGDQQQGNFSIHLWKTAFQDAFSRICPLRAGGHECGCLPVLAKLVMEHCVARLDVAMFNAVLRESANEVPSDPISDPIVDSRVLPIPAGDFSFGSGAQLKNSIGNWSRWLQDKFGMVAAAPEKHGQAGDGSDDRSGAADFYSFKLLNELSDLLMLPKDMLLEKSIRKEVCPSIGIPLVTRILCNFTPDEFCPEPVPGMVLEELNGESLLERFTEKDVITTFPCVAAPVVYCPPSPEDVAEKVADAGGNAEPDLRASMVQRRGYTSDDDLDDLGNPLASLYDRSSPPSPCNGASRSTTRQGGSMSNARYELLREVYGRRGLV; encoded by the exons ATGGGTACTGTAGAGAAtacggaagagagagaagagcgtTCAACTGATGTGGAACGGGATGGTAAACAAGGAAAAGAAGTTGAATCGGACTATGAACCAGCTAGAGACTCTGTTTCATCTCAGGGTGAGGCTAACAGCAATGAAGATACCAGAGCCAAAAGAGTCTCAAGGGTTCCAAAGAAGCTAGTGAAGAAAGATTCAAAGGAAAACAGCCCACGCTCAGGCAGAATTAATTCCAATCGCCAAGTGCAGACTAAGCTGCAATATATATCGTCAAACAATTTGCAGAGCAAATCTCCAAAGCCAAACAAAATATCTGATGGTGCTAAAACCATTGAGATAACAAAGCCAGAAACAGTGACAGTTCCTTCTTGTCCTTCATCTGAGGTGTCTGAGGAGATGGATGATAAACCCATTGAGAATATAGTGACGGATGATAAATCCATTGAGGATGTAGCTGATGATAAGGCCACTGAGGGCACGGCCTCTTATGATAAGGCCACTGAAGGAAAAGCTGCTGATGATACGACCGTTGAGGACAACACCACTGATGAAAGGAGCATTGAGAGTGGCACTGACGATAGGACCATTGCGGGTATAGCAGCTGATGTTAAATCTAGTGAAGAGGCAAAGGAGATTGATATATTGGATGAAGCCCCAAATTGTGATCAGAGTACTGGTACTGACGAGGAAATAGCTGATACTGAAGAAAGCATAGCTTATGATGGTAAATCAGCTGCATATGAAAAGAGTGAGGAATTAGAATCTAAATGTGAAAGGTTGGAGCAGGAACTTCGAGAAGTTGCTGCCCTTGAGATTTCTCTTTATTCAGTAGTGCCAGAGCACGGTTGTTCATCGCATAAATTGCACACACCAGCTCGGCGTCTGTCCAGGCTATATATTCATGCATCAAAGTTTTGGTCCTCTGTTAAGAAAGCTTCTGTCACACAGAACTTCGTTTCTGGGCTTGTCCTTGTTGCAAAGTCTTGTGGAAATGATGTTTCAAG GTTGACATTCTGGCTATCAAACACCGTTGTCCTAAGAGAGATCATTGCACAAACATTTGGCATTTCACGCCAACCAAGTCTTGCTATGAAGGCTTTCAGCACAAATGTTAATGCAAAGATGCTCGGTAAGAACTCTTCACCAACGCGGCGGAAAAACAACTACAGTGGCAAGCATGCTAGACCTGCTATCTGGCCATTGCCTGATGATTGGCGGGAAACTGGTACACTCGTGGCTGCACTGGAGAAGATTGAATCATGGATCTTTTCTCGGATTGTTGAGTCAGTGTGGTGGCAG GCATTGACACCCCACATGCAAACACTGGTGGAAGATATATCAAGTCCAAAGGCTGGGAGTTTGTTGGGACCTGCTTTGGGTGATCAGCAACAAGGGAACTTCTCCATTCATCTTTGGAAAACTGCTTTCCAAGATGCCTTCAGCAGAATATGTCCTCTTCGTGCTGGTGGACATGAGTGTGGATGCTTACCAGTGTTGGCAAAACTG GTGATGGAGCACTGTGTAGCTCGTTTAGACGTTGCTATGTTTAATGCAGTCCTGCGTGAATCTGCAAATGAAGTACCATCTGATCCTATATCTGACCCAATTGTCGACTCAAGAGTTCTACCGATTCCAGCTGGTGACTTCAGCTTTGGATCAGGTGCACAGCTGAAGAACTCG ATCGGAAATTGGTCCCGATGGTTGCAAGATAAGTTTGGCATGGTTGCTGCTGCCCCTGAGAAGCATGGTCAAGCAGGAGATGGGAGTGATGACAGAAGTGGTGCTGCTGATTTTTATTCTTTCAAGCTGCTCAACGAGTTAAGTGATCTTCTGATGCTCCCAAAGGACATGCTTCttgaaaagtccatcaggaaggAG GTCTGCCCTTCTATTGGCATTCCACTGGTAACAAGGATACTCTGCAACTTCACTCCTGACGAGTTCTGTCCTGAACCTGTTCCTGGAATGGTTTTAGAGGAGCTGAATGGCGAG AGCTTGCTGGAGCGCTTCACGGAGAAAGATGTGATCACCACATTCCCCTGCGTCGCGGCTCCTGTTGTCTACTGCCCCCCTTCACCGGAGGATGTCGCGGAGAAAGTAGCAGACGCAGGCGGGAACGCGGAGCCGGACCTGAGGGCCTCCATGGTGCAGAGGAGAGGGTACACCAGCGACGACGACCTGGACGACCTGGGCAACCCCCTGGCGTCCCTGTACGACAGGAGCTCTCCACCCTCACCCTGCAACGGGGCCTCTCGTTCGACTACACGGCAAGGAGGCTCTATGTCGAACGCGAGATACGAGCTCCTGAGAGAAGTATATGGTCGGAGAGGCCTGGTTTGA